The following is a genomic window from Malus sylvestris chromosome 7, drMalSylv7.2, whole genome shotgun sequence.
actttcattatatttatttgtttgtattatttgttacctactttcattataattatttgttagctactttcattataattatttgtttgtattatttatttgttacctactttcattataattatttggttgtattatttatttgttacctactttcattataattatttgttagctactttcattatatttatttgtttgtattatttatttgttacctactttcattataattatttgttagctactttcatttataattatttgtttgtattatttatttgttacatactttcattataattatttatttgttacctattctcattataattatttgtttgtgtaggaacttcaagcacaagcttggtatggtgccaaaaccaaaagcaaaaacaaaacattcacccggtttgaatgttggaatattgtcaaagattgtcctaaatttagagttgtgcatgtcggtccagaagttttcatgaacagcacccctctacactctacaccTGAGCATGCCTCGCATGatcatgatgaagatgatgaagaagtgcctgaaacgccccccgttgaacaagcgtcggggtcaacccgttatccaattaggcctcaaggtaagaaggcttcaaagagaaaaggtaatgcttccaagaatgattatgcaaagtatatggaagatcttgcccgccaaggtgaattgaatttggcccgggaaatggctaaatttgaggctgataaggctagagaggatgcaaaagctgcagcttttgagagaaaatttgaagctgatgagagagaaagagaactacttcggcaagaaagggaacatagaagagaagaaagaatggctgaacgagatcgtgacattatgaaggagcctttagaagggaagtctccagactctaaatatttttggaagtcagAGAAAGCGGATGTGTtgcgaaggaggcgtgcaagagaagcgagagcaagaggagatggtcctagcaccacAAGAGAAGATTATCCTAGCAtgacaagagaagatcatcctagcaccacaaattggttaggtgatgGTTATCATCCATTCACgaacccataattttccaatcaattcgggttgtaatttcttattcgggttgtaatttcttattcattgaatagagtactttatgttgtttccaatttattgaacttagtactttattcaaaacacatttaaacacaccaaataaaataacatcaacacaccaaataaacacaccaaataaaaacaaacaccaaataaaataaaattacatttcaactcactaaatgaactaaaaaaacacaccacataaaataaaataaacacaccaaataaaaacaaacaccaaataaaataaaattacatttcatctcactaaatgaactaaaaaaacacaccacataaaataaaataaacacaccaaataaaataaaattacatttcaactcactaaatgaactaaaaaaacacaccacataaaataaaataaacacaccaaataaaaacaaacactaatGAACTTAAGTATCGTCAGCACCCCTCAattcccactggtgctctatcaagtcaagttggcgggcattgtgcatatttgacctttgaagtgcagtatatcgttggatgatcctttcattgtaacgtccatccctttctaatggctcatgttgcacgggctcatcggtggcgtcatgagcacaatatatacgtgttcttgaattgttcatcgtgtctggctcatattcatcaacggcttcataatcgtactcatcttccacaatcatgttgtgaagaatgatgcacgtcatcatgatggatcgaagcgactctacatcaaacaatctggcagcacccctgatgatcgcccagcgagcttggaggataccgaaacaacgctccacatccttcctgcacccttcttgacatcttgcaaagtgtttttcctttgcactgcgcggacgtggcactgttttgacaaatgttgaccaccttgggtaaatgccatcagctaggtagtatggcccgtcgtaCATACGTCCATTGACCtcatacgtgacttttggtgcatttccttgcaggacatcgttgaacactggggattgggcaaggacgttgaggtcattttgagctcccggaaccccgaaaaaggcgtgccaaatccatgtatcaaaagatgccaccgcctccaaaatgatactttttgatccttttctgtccccataagcgccttgccatgcacttggacagtttttccaagtccagtgcatacaatcaatgcttccaatcatccctggaaaacctcgcatctcgcctttcttcagaagcctttgcaagtccatatGAGTAGGTCtccggaggtactctgcggtgtagatagattcgattgccGAACAAAACCTCATgagggactcaagaatggttgattgtcccatcctcgttatctcgtccacttggtctgcagctgctccatatgcaagcatccgcaaggcagcagtaattttttgctgaggcaggagacccatagcaccaaaagcatccggcttttgcacaaagtaagaatcatggttgcaaacagcgcccatgattttgttgaacaaatgtcgttccattctaaaacgacgtcggaAGTATGTTtcagggaatgcactgttacggacaaaataatcgtccaagagcTCCTGACCTCGTCGTTGCCTGTTTCTATCAATGTTTACAGCACGGTTGGGCCTGCAGATATGAGCCACAGCTTGGACGACTCGACGGGATTGTGAGGCTCCTGCCATTCTTGATTCGTCATCTCTCCGTCTACGCtcgtcatcctcttccatctcattttgggccCAATCCCTAACATTGAACATTCCTtgtgattggttaaacaattcttcctcttcttgctcgatttcccacatcatctttgaagaagaagaag
Proteins encoded in this region:
- the LOC126630379 gene encoding uncharacterized protein LOC126630379 — its product is MTTQPGTNWTLLEDVALCTSWVQVTHDSITGNEMQLREMWSLIHTNYLEKMGGQRTKESMSSRWKLLSQSFSTWRDALAQASGNLRSGENLTDQELQAQAWYGAKTKSKNKTFTRFECWNIVKDCPKFRVVHVGPEVFMNSTPLHSTPEHASHDHDEDDEEVPETPPVEQASGSTRYPIRPQGKKASKRKGNASKNDYAKYMEDLARQGELNLAREMAKFEADKAREDAKAAAFERKFEADERERELLRQEREHRREERMAERDRDIMKEPLEGKSPDSKYFWKSEKADVLRRRRAREARARGDGPSTTREDYPSMTREDHPSTTNWLGDGYHPFTNP
- the LOC126630378 gene encoding protein ALP1-like, with product MSSSSSSKMMWEIEQEEEELFNQSQGMFNVRDWAQNEMEEDDERRRRDDESRMAGASQSRRVVQAVAHICRPNRAVNIDRNRQRRGQELLDDYFVRNSAFPETYFRRRFRMERHLFNKIMGAVCNHDSYFVQKPDAFGAMGLLPQQKITAALRMLAYGAAADQVDEITRMGQSTILESLMRFCSAIESIYTAEYLRRPTHMDLQRLLKKGEMRGFPGMIGSIDCMHWTWKNCPSAWQGAYGDRKGSKSIILEAVASFDTWIWHAFFGVPGAQNDLNVLAQSPVFNDVLQGNAPKVTYEVNGRMYDGPYYLADGIYPRWSTFVKTVPRPRSAKEKHFARCQEGCRKDVERCFGILQARWAIIRGAARLFDVESLRSIMMTCIILHNMIVEDEYDYEAVDEYEPDTMNNSRTRIYCAHDATDEPVQHEPLERDGRYNERIIQRYTALQRSNMHNARQLDLIEHQWELRGADDT